One genomic window of Coleofasciculus sp. FACHB-1120 includes the following:
- a CDS encoding histidine triad nucleotide-binding protein, whose protein sequence is MSEATETIFSKIIRREIPADIVYEDDLALAFKDIQPQAPIHILVIPKQPIPQLADADSQDRDLLGHLLLIVKNVAEKAGLQNGYRVVINTGSDGGQTVPHLHLHILGGRQMKWPPG, encoded by the coding sequence ATGAGTGAAGCCACAGAAACCATCTTCAGCAAGATTATCCGTCGCGAAATCCCCGCAGATATTGTGTATGAGGATGACCTAGCACTTGCCTTTAAAGATATTCAACCCCAAGCCCCCATTCACATCCTCGTGATTCCCAAGCAGCCGATTCCTCAGCTTGCCGATGCCGATTCTCAGGATCGTGACCTGCTGGGTCACTTGTTACTGATTGTTAAGAATGTTGCAGAAAAAGCCGGACTCCAAAACGGCTACCGCGTTGTCATCAACACCGGCTCCGATGGGGGGCAAACCGTACCCCATCTCCATTTGCACATTTTGGGCGGACGCCAGATGAAATGGCCTCCCGGCTGA